One segment of Proteiniborus ethanoligenes DNA contains the following:
- the gap gene encoding type I glyceraldehyde-3-phosphate dehydrogenase, protein MSIKVAINGFGRIGRNVMRIAFEDNVKELEIVAVNSSQKPADLAHLFKYDTCFGKFEGTIDSTEDSLIVNGKSVKVVNSRDPEGLPWAELGVDLVIESSGKFRDKEGNMKHIKAGAKKVLITAPAKNEDVTIVMGVNEKDYDHEKHQIVSNASCTTNCLAPFAKVIVEKFGVVKGLMTTVHAYTNDQRILDGSHKDLRRARAAAESIIPTTTGAAKAVALVIPELKGKLNGMAMRVPTPTVSVVDVVFEVEKSTTAEEVNNVLREAAEGELKGILGYSDEPLVSIDYKKDSRSSIIDGLSTMVIDNMVKIVSWYDNEWGYSARVVDTAVLMANKWK, encoded by the coding sequence ATGTCAATTAAAGTTGCTATTAATGGATTTGGTAGAATAGGAAGGAATGTAATGAGAATTGCTTTTGAGGACAATGTAAAAGAGCTAGAAATAGTTGCAGTAAACAGTTCTCAAAAACCAGCTGATTTAGCACATTTATTCAAGTACGATACTTGTTTTGGTAAGTTTGAGGGTACAATTGACTCAACAGAAGATAGCTTAATCGTAAATGGTAAAAGTGTAAAAGTAGTAAACAGTAGAGATCCAGAAGGCTTACCTTGGGCAGAGCTTGGAGTAGACCTAGTTATTGAGTCATCAGGTAAGTTTAGAGATAAGGAAGGAAATATGAAGCATATAAAAGCAGGTGCGAAGAAAGTATTAATTACAGCACCAGCTAAAAATGAAGACGTAACAATAGTTATGGGTGTTAACGAAAAGGATTATGATCATGAGAAACATCAAATAGTTTCAAATGCATCATGTACAACAAACTGTTTAGCACCATTTGCTAAAGTAATAGTAGAAAAGTTTGGAGTTGTAAAAGGATTAATGACAACAGTACATGCCTATACAAATGATCAAAGAATCCTTGATGGTTCCCATAAGGATTTAAGAAGAGCAAGAGCTGCTGCTGAGTCTATAATACCTACAACAACAGGTGCTGCTAAGGCAGTAGCATTAGTTATTCCTGAATTAAAAGGAAAGCTAAATGGTATGGCAATGAGAGTTCCAACACCTACAGTGTCAGTAGTAGACGTAGTATTTGAGGTAGAAAAGTCTACAACTGCTGAAGAGGTAAATAATGTATTAAGAGAAGCTGCAGAAGGTGAATTAAAAGGCATATTAGGCTATTCAGATGAGCCATTAGTTTCAATAGATTATAAGAAAGATTCACGTTCATCAATTATAGATGGATTATCAACAATGGTAATAGACAATATGGTTAAAATAGTATCTTGGTATGACAACGAATGGGGATATTCAGCAAGAGTTGTAGATACTGCAGTTTTAATGGCAAATAAGTGGAAGTAA